The genomic window TCAAGGTGTATGATTTCTCGGAAACGGAGTTCGTCGATCGTGAGATGGCGATTATCAAGGTGCGGGCGGAACCGCCGACCAGGGCCGAAGTCCTGCGCATCGTGGATATTTTTCGGGCCAAGGTGGTTGACGTCAGTCCTCACTTCTATACGCTTGAGGTTACCGGCAACGAGAGCAAGATCCAGGCGATCATGGAACTGCTCGGCCAGATCGGTATAGTGGAAGTGGCCCGCACCGGGAAAGCGGCGCTGGCCCGAAGCAAGAAACATTGACCCTGCAACTGAGGAAGCTCACGGCTCACTGTGCCGAGGCCTGCTTCGGGGCGGTCCGGCCCGCCGAGCGAGAGGGGGCCGGGCGTCGCGCGCCGGGAGCCGTGAATCACAAAACCAAGGAGTGTCGGTATGCGGATTTATTACGAGGCGGATGCGGATCTGAATGTACTTCGTGGGAAGAAGGTCGCCGTGGTCGGCTACGGCAGCCAGGGACATGCCCAGGCGCAGAACCTGCGCGACAGCGGTGTCGAGGTCGTGGTGAGCGACCGGGCGGGCAGTGAGAATTTCGAAAAGGCGAAGGAAGACGGTTTCTCCCCCGTTTCGGCCAAGGAAGCTGCGGCAGCCTGCGAAATCGTGCAGATCCTCACCGAGGATCACGTTCAGGCGCAGTTGTACCGGCAGGAAGTGGGGCCCGCCATGAAAGCAGGGGAAACGCTTCTTTTTTCGCACGGTTTCAACATCCATTACGGTCAGATCGTTCCGCCCAAGGATATCAACGTGGTCATGGTGGCTCCCAAGGGACCCGGCCACCTGGTGCGCAGCGAATACGTGCGGGGAGCCGGGGTTCCCGCCCTGGTGGCGGTTCAGCAGGACGCCTCGGGCAATGCACTGCAGATCGCGCTCGCTTATGCCAAGGGCATCGGCGCCACTCGCGCGGGTGTCCTGGAGACCACGTTCAAAGAAGAAACCGAAACCGACCTGTTCGGGGAGCAGGCCGTGCTGTGTGGCGGCGTGTCCGAGCTCATCAAGGCGGGATTCGACACTCTGGTGGAAGCCGGGTACCAGCCCGAAATCGCTTTTTTCGAGTGCATGCACGAGCTGAAGCTGATCGTGGATTTGATCTACCGGGGCGGTCTG from Syntrophobacter fumaroxidans MPOB includes these protein-coding regions:
- the ilvN gene encoding acetolactate synthase small subunit, with the translated sequence MIISEKQRYTIGILVQNVPGVLARVVGLFSGRGYNIETVTAAETHEPGLTRITLVTTGDERVLSQIVKQLNKLINVIKVYDFSETEFVDREMAIIKVRAEPPTRAEVLRIVDIFRAKVVDVSPHFYTLEVTGNESKIQAIMELLGQIGIVEVARTGKAALARSKKH
- the ilvC gene encoding ketol-acid reductoisomerase, with translation MRIYYEADADLNVLRGKKVAVVGYGSQGHAQAQNLRDSGVEVVVSDRAGSENFEKAKEDGFSPVSAKEAAAACEIVQILTEDHVQAQLYRQEVGPAMKAGETLLFSHGFNIHYGQIVPPKDINVVMVAPKGPGHLVRSEYVRGAGVPALVAVQQDASGNALQIALAYAKGIGATRAGVLETTFKEETETDLFGEQAVLCGGVSELIKAGFDTLVEAGYQPEIAFFECMHELKLIVDLIYRGGLAYMRYSVSDTAEYGDLSRGKRIITAETRAEMKRILEEVQSGDFAREWILENMAGRPMFRTTREREKKLLVEDVGAKLRSMMPFLDAVKMI